One bacterium genomic window, GGCGGCGCCGAGGACGAACTGCAGTGATGGCAGACGCATGGCTAGCCTCCTGAGGCGCGGCGGCGCCGCGCCACCCGGCCGGCCTAGCCCATCCGGTCGAGCAGGCCGAGCAGGTCCACGACGCGGTTCGAATAGCCCCACTCGTTGTCGTACCAGGCCATCGTCTTGGCGAAGTGGCCGTCGACGACCAGCGTGAAAGGCGCGTCGAAGATGGACGAGTGCGGATCGCCCACGATGTCCGAGGAGACGATCGGCGCCTCCGAGTATTTGAGGATGTTGCGAAAGCCCTCGCTCTTGGCCGCCGCGCGCATCGCCGCGTTGATCTCCTGGGCCGTCACCTTCTCCTTCAGCTCGGTGACGAGGTCCACGATCGAGCCGTCGGGGATGGGCACGCGCATGGCCAGCCCGTCCAGCTTGCCGGCCAGCGCGGGCAGCACCTTGCCGACCGCCTTGGCGGCGCCGGTGGTGGTGGGGATGATGTTCTCCGCCGCCGCGCGGCTGCGCCGCCAGTCGCTGTGGGGCACGTCGGCCAGGCGCTGGTCGTTGGTGTAGGCGTGGACGGTGGTCATCACGCCGCTGACGATGCCGAAGTTCTCGTGCAGCACCTTGGCCACTGGCGCGAGGCAGTTCGTCGTGCAGCTCGCGTTGGAGACGATGCGATGCTCGGGCCTGAGGTCAGCCTCGTTGACGCCGAGGACGACGGTGCAGTCGATCTCGTCCTTGCTCGGCACCGTGAGGATGACCTTGCGCGCGCCGGCCGTCAGATGCTGCTCGATCTCGGCGCGCTTGCGGAAGCGGCCGGTCGACTCGATGACGAAGTCCACGCCCAGCGCCCCCCAGGGCAGCTCGGCCGGGTTGGGCGACTCGGTCATCTTCACCGACTGGTGGTCGGTGCGCATCATGTCGCCCTGCACCTCGATGCGGCCCTGGAAGGGTCCCATCACGGTGTCGTGCTTGAGCAGGTAGGCGAGGGCGTCGTTGTCGGTGATGTCGTTGATCGCCACCACTTCCACGCCCGGCAGCGGGTCGAGGATGCGAAAGACGCTGCGCCCGATGCGGCCGAAGCCGTTGATGCCGATTCTCATCGCTGCACCTCCTCCGCCTTGAAGGCGCCGAGGGTGGTCACCGTATCCAGGATGCGGGCCGCGTAGCCCCAGCCGTTGTCGTACCAGGTGATCGTCTTGATCAGGCCGCCGGCGAGCGCGATGGTGGCCAGCGAGTCGAAGACGGCGGTGTGCGTGTTGCCGATGACGTCGCTGGAGACGATCGGCTCGTCGCTGTACTCCAGGTAGCGCCCGAGCGAGCCCGCGGCCGCCTGCTTGACGATCGCGTTGGCGGCCTCCTTGTCCAGCGCCTGGCCGAGCTGCACGCTGAGATCCAGGTTGGAGCCGTTGGGCACCGGCACGTTGACGGCGATGCCGTCGATCTTGCCCTTGAGGTGGGGCAGCATCGTCTCGACGACCCCCGGCGACCAGGTCCAGTTCGGGATGAGGTTCTGGGCCGCGCTGCGGCTGCGCCGCAGGTTGGGCGTGATCGTGTCGGAGAGCTTCTGGTCGCTCGAGTAGGCGTGCACGCTGGTCATCAGCGCGCGGCGCACGCCGACCGTCTCGTCGAACACCTTGAGCATGAGGGCGAGGGCGTGGGTCGTCGTGCTCGCGCAGGAGACGATCTGATCCTCGGCGCGGAGCTCGTGGTCGTTCACGCCGTGCACGATCGTGCGGTCGATGGCGTCCAGGGCGGGCGTGGTCAGCACGACGCGGCGGGCGCCCGAGCGCAGGTGGCCCTCGAGCAGAGCGCGCTCGCGGTAGGCGCCCGTCGAATCGACGACGACGTCCACGTTGTAGGCGTCCCAGGGCATCTCCTCGGGGGTGACGCCCTTGAGCAGCCGCGCGCGCTGGCGGCCGGCGCAGAGGTACTTGCCGTCCAGCTTGACCTCGCCCGGGAACTGCCCGTAGATCGTGTCGAACTGCAGCAAGTAGGCCATCGCCTCCGGCGTGCCGAGGTCGCTGATGGCGACGACGTCGAGATCCTCGCGCTGGACCGCCTGTCGGAAGAGATTGCGGCCGATGCGGCCGAAGCCCATGATTCCGACCCGGATGGACATTACAGACCTCGCTGAGACAGGATGGAGAGTCGCCCCGCCCCTTGGCGGGCCCCGCGAAGTTAGTGCTTGGCGGGAAGACTGGCAACGACTATCGCGGCGCCGGCCGCGATGCTATACTCTGGCTTGCGAATCGGGCATCCGCGCTCCCCAGCGCTGAAAGGACGGCGTGGATTGAGGAACCGGCACCCGGCCCGGATGGGGTCGGGCCTTCTTGTATCCGGTCTGGCTGCCCTGGCGGCCTTCCTGGGCGCGGCTCCCCGCGCCGAGGGGCAGCCTCTGCTCGCCGTGGAGCCGGCGGCGCTGGACATCGCCCTGAGCCCGGGCGACAGCGCCTTCGTCCCTCTCCACGTCGCGAACCTCGGCGAGCCGGGCAGCCAGCTCGTCTGGAGCGTGGCCGTCCACGACCCCTTCCTGCCCGGCGGCCGCAATATCGACGGCTCCACCTTCACGGCCGAGCCGCCCGACTACCTGCCCGGCCAGACGCGGCAGTTCGCGCTCTTCGTCACCAACAACAGCCCGGACTACGACTGGCTGGACGGCATCACGCTCGACTTTCCGCCGGGCGCGACCGTGCTCGGCTCCACCAACTTCGTGGGCGGCAGCGGCGGTCCGCTCGTGACGAACCACGCGACGGGCGACGGCGTGATCGTGCGCTGGCTGGACGTCAACGGCGGCTGGGGCAACGTCTACGGGGGGCAGACGGTGACCGCGACCGTGACCGTCGCCTTCGCCGCCTGGCTCGCCGGCGACCTCGAGCTGCCCTGGACGATGAGCGGCGACGGCTACGGCGCGCCGCCGCACGACATCGAAGGCAAGCTGATCCTCGACGGTCCCCCGGGCCCCGACGTGGAGGTGCTCGTGCCCGACGGCGGGGAGATCTGGGCCCTCGGCGAGAGCCGGCAGGTGCTCTGGGACTGCTGGGGCGGCGTCGTGGCGGTCAATGTCCTGCTCAGCCGCGACGGCGGCGCGAACTGGGAGCTGCTCGGCAGCCAGCTGCCGCCCTACCAGCCCTTCGACTGGGTGGTCGCCGGCCCGCTCTCGGCCGACTGCCGCGTGCGGGTCGCCGACGCCTACGGCAGCGGCGAGGACACGAGCGCGGCCAGCTTCTTCATCCACCGTCCGATCGACTGGCTGACGATCCTGGGCTCCGGCGGCGGCGTGCTGGCGGCCGGCGAGGTCGACACGCTCTGGGTGCGGGTCGGCACGGCCGGCCTGCCGCCGGGCGAGGATCAGCTCGCCGGCCTGCGCTTCACGGCCAACGATCCCGCGGGCGGGCTGATCGTTCCGCTGACCCTGCGCGTCGGCTTGCCCACGGCGGCGCCGGCGACGCTGCCCGCGGCCGGGCCGCAACTGACAGCCTGGCCGAACCCCTTCGGGGCGGCCACGCGTCTCGTCTTCGCGGCGGCGGCGGCCGGGCCGCTGCGTCTGGAGATCCTCGACCTCCAGGGGCGCCGGCTGCGCTTGCTGGCGGCGGCGGAGGCGGCGGGCCCCGGCGTCGAGCGGGCGCTGGTCTGGGACGGCCGCGACGAAGCCGGCCGGCGGCTGCCCAGCGGCGTCTACCTCGTCCGGCTGACCAGCGGCGGCGCCAGCAGCACGCGTAAGCTACTTCTGATGAAATAGGCTCCCGCTGTCCGGTGGCCTCTCGGGACCTGGTCCCGACACTCGAATACCTCCCCCTTGATCGCTCCGATGTGGTATTGTCGCCGCATGAAGAAGAAGCTCGCAGGTTTCGGACTTCTGCTCTCCTTCGCCCTAGGACTCTACTCGGCGAGCATGCGCATCGGGGAGCCGGCGCGTCTGGTCGACGTGCTGACGCTCTTCTTCACGGGTGCCGGGGCCGGCGCCTCGCTGACTGCTTATCTGCGACGGGCCTGCGTGGGGGAACGAAAGGAATTGCGGCGCGATGAGGTGCTTGTGGCTGAGGGGAGAGAGGCTGGATAGCAGGCTCGGTGCCTGGCTGGTCCTGGCGCTGCTGATCGCGCTGGCCGGCTGCAGTGACGATGAGGCGGGCACGCTGAACCCACCGGCAGGCCCCGACTACCTGGCCAACGACAGCCCGGACAACCCCCTGGCGAACGTCGTGCTTGCCTGGGCGGCCGAGGATGCCGCGGGCTACGCGGCGCTGCTCTACGACGGCCTGGACGTGGTGGAGGGCGGCGGCGTTTGCGCGCCCTTCGAGTTCACCTTCGACCGCTCGTTCGACCCCGACCTGCCGGAGTTCTACGCCTACGCGCAGGAACTCGCCTGCACGGAAGCACTGCTCGGCGGCGAGCCGGGGGACGGCGTGCCGGGCGTGAAGTCCGTCTCGATCGACGTGACGCCCTATGGCGCCTGGCAGACGGTGGTCGGCGGCGATGTCGAGGGCGATCCCTGCCCGGAGAACACGCAGTGGCGCAGCTACGGCACGGACATCCTCTTCACGCTCAAGGCGAACGTCGGCGGTACGGACATCAACCAGTGGCTCGTCGCCGACCGGCTGATCGTCCACTGCGTGCCGGTGGTGGTCGGCGACGCTGTCGAGTGGCGGCTCTGGAAGTGGCGCGACGTGATCGAGCTGCGCGGCGCCTCATCGACGCTCAGCGCCGTGAAGTCTCTCTATGGCGCTGCAGGGGGAGAGCCCGGCCGCACCGAGAGCACTAGCCTGAGCCAGATCAAGGCGCTCTATCCGGGGACCCTGCGCCAGGCGGGCCGATGAAGACCGCGCCGCGCTGGGCGGCCATCGCGTTGGGGCTCGGCCTCCTCGCCGGCTGCAGCGGCGATGGGGGATCGCCCGCCCAGCCGGGCGGGCCCGAGTACCTGCCGAATACGAGCCCGGAGAACCTCCTCGCCAATCTGATCACCGCCTGGGAGGCGATGGACGCCGACGGCTACGCCGAGCTGCTCTATGGCGGCGAGCAGCGGGCGGCGGACGGGGCCTTCTACGCGCCCTTCAAGTTCCACCTGGCTGCCGGCAGCGGCGAGGCGCTGCCCGACTTCTGGGTGCAGTCGCGAGAGGTGGCGGGTTGCCAGCGGCTGCTCGGCGGGCTGGCCGGCGCCGGCGTGCCGGGCGTGCGCAGCGTGGAGCTCGAGATCAGCCCCATCGGCGCCTGGGGACCGATGGGCGGCGACGCGATCGGGGGCGACGCCATTCCCACCGGCGCTCGCTGGTGCCTCTGCGAGGTACAGGCGGTCTTCACGCTGAAGGAGGCTTACGGGTCGGACATCAACAGCTGGCTGGCTTCAGGACGCGGGACCTTCCAGTGTCTGCCGGTCCCGGTGTCAGGCAGCGAGGAATGGCGCCTCTGGAAGTGCTGGGACGAGACGGACACGCGTGCGGCTGCCATTCCTGGCGGTCCGGTCGAGAAGTCCCTCAGCGAAGTGCGGAGCTACTTCGCGCCGCCGCCGCCGGCCTACCTGCCGAACGACAGCCCGCAGCATCTCGTCCAGAACCTCGTGCTCGCCATGCAGGGGCTCGATCCCGAAGGCTATGCCGCCCTCCTCTATGACGGCAGCGCGCTCGCCACGGATGGCGAGCGCTACGCCCCCTTCAGCTTCAGCTTCGATCAATCGGTGGATGCGAGTCTGCCGACCGCCTGGTCTCTCCCGGCCGAGCTCGCGTGCCAGGAGACCCTGCTCGGCGAGGAGCCGGGCGAGGGCGTGTCCGGCGTGGCGAGTCTGACGGTCGAGCCAACCGCCAGCGGCGACTGGCAGGCCGTGGCCGGCGGTGAAGTGGAGGGCGATCCCTGTCCCGCCGAGGCGCTCTGGCAGAGCTTCGACCTGGAGCTTGCGCTCGTACTCAAGGTACCGGTGGAGGACGCAATCATCGGCTTTGCCGCCCTGGACGCAGCCCTGCTCTACTGCCTGCCCGTTCAGGTCGCCGGTGGCAGCGAGTGGCGCCTCTGGAAGTGGCGGGAGGTCGCCGATGGCACGCGCAGCGCAGCTCGCCCGGGCTTCGTGAAGCGAAGCCTGGGTCAGATCAAGGTGCTCTACGGTTCGGATGCGATCGTCCGCTGCAACCACGCAAGGGAGGAAAGACGATGAACGCGCGACGCTGCACCCTCGGACTCGCGGCGGCCCTGCTGCTCCTGGCCGGCTGCGGCGGCGACGATGAACGCCGCCTGACCCCGCCGCCGCCGCCCGATTATCTGCCGAACGACAGCCCGGAGAACCTGGTGGCCAACCTCACCCTGGCCTGGGAGGCCGAGGACGCCGCTGGCTACGCCGCGCTGCTCTACGACGGCGTGCTGGAGGCCGACGACGGCGAGGTCTACGCGCCCTTCACATTCTACTTCGACCAGTCGGTCGATCCGGATCTGCCCGATCAGTACCTCTACGCGCAGGAGGTCGCCTGCCTGGAGAACCTGCTCAGCGGCGAGCCGGGCGACGGCGTGCCGGGCGTGAGGTCCGTCTCCATGGACCTGGTGGCCAACGGCACCTGGCAGACGGTCGTCGGGGGCGAGGTCGAGGGCGATCCCTGCCCCGAGAACACCCAGTGGCGCGCCTTCGAGACGGACCTGCTGGTCACCCTCAAGACGAACATCGGGTACTCCGACATCAACCAGTGGCTGGTCCAGGACCGACTCCTCGTCCACTGCCTGCCCGTCCTGGTCGCTGGCGAGACCGAGTGGCGGCTCTGGAAGTGGCGGGACCTAATCGAACTGCGAGCCGGAGAGTCCTCCCTCGGCACGGTCAAGGCGCGCTACGGGCCAACCGGGCGCGAGTCGGGGACAGTGGAGGACGCCAGCCTGGGCGGGATCAAGGTCCTCTACGCGTCGGCGGGCCGGCAGACGGCGAGCCGGCAGGGGAGTCGATGAAGCGAGCGCTGCGCTGGGCCGCCCTCGGGCTCGCGCTCGGCCTGCTCCTCGGCTGTGACGAGGGTGGGGAGCGCTTCCACCTGGCGCCGCCCTCCCCGGAGTACTTGCCCAACGACAGCCCGGACCATCTGCTGGCCAACCTCGTGCTGGCCTGGGAGAGCAGGGACGCTGCGGCCTACGCGGCTCTGCTCTACGATGGCGCGCTGCCCGCCACGGACGGCCTTGCCTACGCGCCCTTCCGCTTCCACTTCGATCGCAGCCTGAACCCGAGCCTGCCGGCGAGCTGGTCCTACGAGGAGGAGCGGGCGGGCGTGGAGGCCCTGCTCAGCGGCCGCAAGGGCCGCGACGGTCTGATGGGCCTGTGCTCGCTGCGGCTCGGCGTGCTGGGCGACGGCGCCGGGTGGACCGCCGCGGACGCCCTGGTCGAGGGCGACCCCTGTCCAGCCTCCGCCCGGCGGCGTCTCTACGGGCTGAGCCTGTCGGCGACCTTGGAGCCGGAGCCCGGCTTCGGCAGCCCGACCTACTTCGCCGAGGACTTCGGCGAGTTCTACTGCATTCCGATCCTGGTTGGCGGCGCCCAGGAGTGGCGCCTCTGGAAATGGCGCGAGCAGATCCAGCGCGGCGTGATCGAGACCACGCTGGGCGCGCTCAAGGTGCTCTACTGGCCTACGGAGGATGAACGATGAACAGCCCGCGCTTCGGCGTCTGGCTCCTCGCCGCCCTGCTCCTCGCCGTTGCCTGCGACGGGGACTCCGAGCGGCGCCTGACGCCGCCGCCAGCCGACTACCTTCCCAACGACAGCCCCGACAACCTGGTGCTCAACGTCGTGAAGGCCTGGGAGACCATGGATGCCGCGGGCTACGCCGCGCTGCTCTACGACGGCGTGCTGGAGGCCGACGACGGCGAGGTCTACGCGCCCTTCAAGTTCTACTACGACCGCTCGCTCGACCCGAGCCTGCCGGAGATTGACCTCTACGACCGCGAACTCGTCCGCACTGCGGCCATGCTGGGCGGGGAGCCCGGCGACGGCGTGCCGGGAATCGAGGACGTCGAGATGACCCTGATGGCGAACGGCCTCTGGCAGACGGTTGCGGGCGGAGTGGTGGACGACGACCCCTGCCCCGAGAACGCGCAGTGGCGCAGCTTCGAGACGGACATGACGCTCACCCTCGAGTCAACCATCGGCGGGTCGGACATCTACATCTGGCTCGTCGAGGATCGGCTCATCTTCCACTGCCTGCCCATCCTCGTCGATGGCGAGACCGAGTGGCGGCTCTGGAAGTGGCGGGACATCCTCACGCTGCGCACGGAAGACGCGAGCTTCAGCCAGATCAGGGCCCTGTACTGAGGCGGGGGGTCCGGCGCGGGGCTCCAGATTCCCGTTTCCACCTTCGGAAATGAGGGGCAAACGTCGTCGCGGCTTCGGGTTCCGGGCCGGACAAAGCCGTTGTCCCAGCCTTACGGTTCTGCTAAAATGAAGGCTTACTTGCTCGGGCGCTTGCCTCAGTAGGCCCCGCCACTCGCCGTTTTGACTCCTCGCCCAGGCCCCAGGGGGTTGGAATGAAGAGACTGACATTGTCGGTCGCCCTGCTGCTCGCCTTCGCATCGGCCGCCATGGCCGGCCAGAAGGTGGTCCTCCAGGACGGCGACGATCTCTACGACATTCAGGTGCTGCAGTCGAGCCTGGAGCGCAGCGTGCTCCACTACGCGGTCAACGCCTTCACGCTGGAGACCGTCCTCATCGACGGCCGCGAGTACAGCCGCGTCGACCTCGGCCGCCGCGCTCACCACCTCGAGGTCGGCTTGCCCGAGCTGCCCACGCTGCGCGAGTCCATCGTCATCCCCGACGACGCGACGATGAGCCTGCGCATCCTGGACGCCCGGTACGTCGACCTGCCGGGCATCGACGTCGCGCCCTCGAAGGGCAACCTGACCCGCAACGTCGACCCCGAGCTGGTGCGCCACAGCTTCGCCGACTTCTACGGCGAGAACGCCTGGTACCCCGCCGAGACCGCGCGCCTGGACGAGCCCTACATCATGCGCGACACCCGCGGCCTCGTCGTCGAGATCAATCCCTTCGTCTACAATCCGGCGACGCACACGCTGCGCGTCTACACGGGACTGACGATCGAGGTCGCCGCCAGCGGCCCCGGCACCGTCAACGTGCTCACGCACCGTCCCGACAAGCCCGTGGCCGAGTTCGAGCGCATCTACGAGAGCCACTACCTGAACTATGCGCAGGCCGGCGCGGGCGAGCGCTATGCCTCGGTGCCCGAGGGCGGCTGCCTGCTGGTCATCGCCTACGACGCCTTCCTGGGCGCCCTGCAGCCCTACGTGAACTGGAAGAACCAGATGGGCATCCGGACCACGATGGTGCCCGTCTCGACGGCCGGCGCCACGGGCGCGGCGCTGAAATCCTACGTCCAGAACCGCTACGACACCGACGAGCTCTGCTACGTGCTCCTCGTCGGTGACGGTCCGCAGGTGCCGTACCTGACGGTCGCCGGCGGCGCTTCCGATCCCTCCCTGGCTCTCTTGGCGGGCACCGACAGCTACCCCGAGGCCTTCATCGGCCGCCTGTCGGCGACCACCACCGCCGAGGTGACGAACCAGATCACCAAGTTCATCGAGTACGAGCGCGACGCCCAGGCGGGCGCCGACTGGTACAAGAAGGGCACCGGCATCGCTTCTTCTGAGGGCGCCGGCATCGGCGACGACGGCGAGGCGGACTGGCAGCACGCGAACGTGATCCGCAACAAGCTGCTCGCCTTCACCTACAACCAGGTGGACCAGATCTACGCCACCAACGGCGGCACGGCGGCGATGGTGACGACGGCCGTCAACTACGGCCGCAGCATCATGAACTACACCGGCCACGGCAGCGAAACTGCCTGGAGCACCACGGGCTTCTCGAACACGCACGTCAACGCGCTGGTGAACGACAACAAGCTGCCCTTCATCGTCAGCGTCGCCTGCGTGAACGGCAACTTCCCGAACCTGACCTGCTTCGCCGAGGCCTGGCTGCGCGCCAGCCACAACGGCGAGCCCACGGGCGCCGTGGGGATGTACGCGTCCACGATCAACCAGAGCTGGGCGCCGCCGATGTCGGCGCAGGACGAGGTCGTCGACCTGATGATCGCCGGCGCCAAGCGCAGCTACGGCGGCCTCTGCTTCAACGGCTCCTGCAAGATGATGGACGAGTACGGAGGCACGGGCCAGACCGAGTACAAGTGCTGGACCGTCTTCGGCGATCCGACCCTGCGCGTGCGCACGGACACGCCGACCGCGATGAGCGTCACGCACGACGACCAGATCCTGCTCGCCGATACGCACTTCACCGTTCACGCCGAAATGGGCGCCTTGGTCGGCCTCAGCCACAACGGGACCTACCTGGGTTCGGCGATCGCCGACATCAGTGGCACGGCGGTGGTCGCCATCGAGGGCACGCTGCCCGAGACCGCGATCACGGTGACGGTGTCGAGCTTCAACCGCTTCACCTACGTCGGCCAGGTGGACGTGCTCGTGGACCTGACGCCGGTCGGCGAGTCGACGCCCGGCGCCATCGCGCTCGGCCAGAACCACCCGAACCCCTTCAACCCGAAGACGACCATCGGCTTCGCGCTGCCGGCGGCGACCCGCGTCACGCTGGACATCTACAGCGCGACCGGCCAGCGCGTGACGCGCCTCGTCGACGAGGTGCTGCCGGCCGGCCAGCAGCAGGTGATCTGGAGCGGCGCCGACGAGGCCGGCCGCGCGGTCGGTAGCGGTGTCTACTTCTACCGCCTGCAGGGGGGGGACTGGAGCGAGACCAGGAAGATGATGCTGATTAAGTAGCCCCCCATACAGACGATCGGGCACCCAGCGGCGTCCGCCCGCGGTCGAAACAACGACCGCGGCGCAGACGCCGCCGGGTGCCCACCCATCCGCAAGGGGGGCCGACTGGCCCCCCTTCTCTTTGGTCTTCCCAGCCCCTATCTGATAGACTTGTCTGGAATCAGGCGCCGCCGGTGGGCGGCGGCGCGACACGGGGGGGACGCCATGCGACGACTGCCACTGCTCCTCGGCCTGGCCATCCTGCTGGTCTCGACGCTGCCGGCCGCGGCGGCGCAAGTGACGCTGGGACCGGGCGAGGACGCCTACACGCTGGATCTGATCGCGGCGACGCCGGAGCGGAGCGTCGTCGAACTGCGGCTGAAGCACTTCGACATGGAGGCGCTGGCGATCGCGGGGGCGCCCTACACGCAGGTGACGCTGGGCAAGCGGCCGCTGCACCTGGAGCGCGGGCTGCCGGCGCTGCCGACGGTTCGCGAGTCGCTGGCGATCCCGGACGCCGGGGTGATGGCGCTGCGCGTGCTCGCGGTCGAGTACCGGGAGTTCACGGGCATCGACGTGGCGCCCTCCAAGGGCAACCTGCTGCGCACGGTGGACCCGGCGCTGGTAGAGTACAGCTTCAGCGACTTCTACCAGCAGGACGCCTGGTACCCGAAGGAGACGGCGCGGCTGGAGACGCCCTACATCCTGCGCGACACGCGGGGCCTGGTGCTGGAGCTGAATCCCTTCCAGTATAGCCCGGCGACGCACACGCTGCGCGTGGCGACGCGGCTGACGGTGGAAGTGGCGCTGGCCGGCGGCGGCGGGGAGAACCTCCTCGACCGGCGGCCGGCGGCGCGGGTGCGGGACTTCGAGGACCTCTATGCGCGCCACTACCTGAACTACACGGCGCTCAGGGATCGCTACACGAGCATCGGCGAGGTGGGCTCGCTGCTGGTGATCAGCTACGACGCCTTTGCGGGCGCGATGGCGCCCTTCGTGGCCTGGAAGAACCAGCTCGGGGTGCCGACGAGCTTGGTGAACGTGAGCGCGATCGGGGCGACGGGCACGCAGATCAAGGCCTACATCCAGAACCTGTACAACACGAGCGGGGTGACCTTCATCCTGCTGGTGGGGGACGCGGCGCAGGTGCCCTACTTCAACAGCGGGGGCGCTTCGGACCCGAGCTACGCCTTCCTGGCGGGCAGTGACAACTATCCGGACGCCTTCGTGGGGCGCCTGTCGGCGGAGAACCTGGCGCAGGTGGAGACGCAGGTGACGCGCTCGATCGAGTACGAGCGGGACGCGCAGGCGGGGGCGAGCTGGTACCCGAAAGGCGTGGGGATCGCCTCGGCGGAAGGCGCCGGAATCGGCGACGACGGCGAGGCGGACTGGCAGCACATGGACGTGATCCGGGGCAAGCTGCTGGGCTTCACCTACAACGCGGTGGACCAGATCTACGACACGAACGGCGGCACGGCGGCGATGGTGACGACGGCGCTGAACGCCGGCCGGAGCGTGGTGAACTACTGCGGTCACGGGTCGATGACGAGCTGGGGGACGACGGGCTTCTCGAACACGCACGTTGACGCGCTGGTGAACGACAACAAGCTGCCGTTCATCGTGAGCGTGGCGTGCAACAACGGGGAGTTCCAGAGCGGGACCTGCTTTGGGGAGGCCTGGCTGCGC contains:
- the gap gene encoding type I glyceraldehyde-3-phosphate dehydrogenase, whose translation is MRIGINGFGRIGRSVFRILDPLPGVEVVAINDITDNDALAYLLKHDTVMGPFQGRIEVQGDMMRTDHQSVKMTESPNPAELPWGALGVDFVIESTGRFRKRAEIEQHLTAGARKVILTVPSKDEIDCTVVLGVNEADLRPEHRIVSNASCTTNCLAPVAKVLHENFGIVSGVMTTVHAYTNDQRLADVPHSDWRRSRAAAENIIPTTTGAAKAVGKVLPALAGKLDGLAMRVPIPDGSIVDLVTELKEKVTAQEINAAMRAAAKSEGFRNILKYSEAPIVSSDIVGDPHSSIFDAPFTLVVDGHFAKTMAWYDNEWGYSNRVVDLLGLLDRMG
- a CDS encoding type I glyceraldehyde-3-phosphate dehydrogenase; translation: MSIRVGIMGFGRIGRNLFRQAVQREDLDVVAISDLGTPEAMAYLLQFDTIYGQFPGEVKLDGKYLCAGRQRARLLKGVTPEEMPWDAYNVDVVVDSTGAYRERALLEGHLRSGARRVVLTTPALDAIDRTIVHGVNDHELRAEDQIVSCASTTTHALALMLKVFDETVGVRRALMTSVHAYSSDQKLSDTITPNLRRSRSAAQNLIPNWTWSPGVVETMLPHLKGKIDGIAVNVPVPNGSNLDLSVQLGQALDKEAANAIVKQAAAGSLGRYLEYSDEPIVSSDVIGNTHTAVFDSLATIALAGGLIKTITWYDNGWGYAARILDTVTTLGAFKAEEVQR
- a CDS encoding T9SS type A sorting domain-containing protein is translated as MGSGLLVSGLAALAAFLGAAPRAEGQPLLAVEPAALDIALSPGDSAFVPLHVANLGEPGSQLVWSVAVHDPFLPGGRNIDGSTFTAEPPDYLPGQTRQFALFVTNNSPDYDWLDGITLDFPPGATVLGSTNFVGGSGGPLVTNHATGDGVIVRWLDVNGGWGNVYGGQTVTATVTVAFAAWLAGDLELPWTMSGDGYGAPPHDIEGKLILDGPPGPDVEVLVPDGGEIWALGESRQVLWDCWGGVVAVNVLLSRDGGANWELLGSQLPPYQPFDWVVAGPLSADCRVRVADAYGSGEDTSAASFFIHRPIDWLTILGSGGGVLAAGEVDTLWVRVGTAGLPPGEDQLAGLRFTANDPAGGLIVPLTLRVGLPTAAPATLPAAGPQLTAWPNPFGAATRLVFAAAAAGPLRLEILDLQGRRLRLLAAAEAAGPGVERALVWDGRDEAGRRLPSGVYLVRLTSGGASSTRKLLLMK
- a CDS encoding T9SS type A sorting domain-containing protein produces the protein MKRLTLSVALLLAFASAAMAGQKVVLQDGDDLYDIQVLQSSLERSVLHYAVNAFTLETVLIDGREYSRVDLGRRAHHLEVGLPELPTLRESIVIPDDATMSLRILDARYVDLPGIDVAPSKGNLTRNVDPELVRHSFADFYGENAWYPAETARLDEPYIMRDTRGLVVEINPFVYNPATHTLRVYTGLTIEVAASGPGTVNVLTHRPDKPVAEFERIYESHYLNYAQAGAGERYASVPEGGCLLVIAYDAFLGALQPYVNWKNQMGIRTTMVPVSTAGATGAALKSYVQNRYDTDELCYVLLVGDGPQVPYLTVAGGASDPSLALLAGTDSYPEAFIGRLSATTTAEVTNQITKFIEYERDAQAGADWYKKGTGIASSEGAGIGDDGEADWQHANVIRNKLLAFTYNQVDQIYATNGGTAAMVTTAVNYGRSIMNYTGHGSETAWSTTGFSNTHVNALVNDNKLPFIVSVACVNGNFPNLTCFAEAWLRASHNGEPTGAVGMYASTINQSWAPPMSAQDEVVDLMIAGAKRSYGGLCFNGSCKMMDEYGGTGQTEYKCWTVFGDPTLRVRTDTPTAMSVTHDDQILLADTHFTVHAEMGALVGLSHNGTYLGSAIADISGTAVVAIEGTLPETAITVTVSSFNRFTYVGQVDVLVDLTPVGESTPGAIALGQNHPNPFNPKTTIGFALPAATRVTLDIYSATGQRVTRLVDEVLPAGQQQVIWSGADEAGRAVGSGVYFYRLQGGDWSETRKMMLIK